ataacctactgtaagtaacaaaggtttcttgatcttggatgattacttggaatggatttagaaaacttggaagtaaacttgcaatcttggaagtattcttgattttatgaaactagaacttttggaatttatgaagaacacttagaacttgaagatagaacttgagagagatcaattagatgaagaaaattgaagaatgaaagtgtttgtaggtgtttttgttcgttggtgtatggattagatataaaggatatgtaattttgttttcatgtaaataagtcatgaatgattactcatatttttgtaattttatgagatatttcatgctagttgccaaatgatggttcccacatgtgttaggtgactcacatggactgctaatagctgatcattggagtgtatataccaatagtacatacatctaaaaactgtgtattgtacgagtacgaatacgggtgcatacgagtagaattgttgatgaaattgaacgaggatgtaattgtaagcatttttgttaagtagaagtattttgataagtgtcttgaagtctttcaaaagtgtatgaatacatattaaaacactacatgtatatacattttaactgagtcgttaagtcatcgttagtcgttacatgtaaatgttgttttgaaacctttaggttaacgatcttgttgaatgttgttaacccattgtttattataacaaatgagatgttaaattgttatattatcatgatattatgatatataatatatcttagtatgatatatatacagtaaatgtcgttacaacgataatcattacatatatgtctcgtttcaaaatcattaagttagtagtcttgtttttacatatgtagttcattgttaatatacttaatgatatgtttacttatcataatatcatgttaactatatatatatatatatatatatatatatatatatatatatatatatatatatatatatatatatatatatatatccatatatatgtcatcatatagtttttacaagttttaacgttcgtgaatcaccggtcaacttgggtggtcaattgtctatatgaaacctatttcaattaatcaagtcttaacaagtttgattgcttaacatgttggaaacacttaatcatgtaaataacaatttcatttaatatatatataaacatggaaaagttcgggtcactacacctacaaacactttcattcttcaattttcttcatctaattgatctctctcaagttctatcttcaagttctaagtgttcttcataaattccaaaagttctagtttcataaaatcaagaatacttccaagattgcaagtttacttccaagttttctaaatccattccaagtaatcatccaagatcaagaaacctttgttacttacagtaggttatctttctaatacaatgtaataatcatattcaaactttaattcaatttctataactataacaatcttatttcgagtggaaatcgtacttgaaattgttttcgtgtcatgattctgcttcaagaactttcaagccatccaaggatcctttgaagctagatatatttttatcatttccagtaggtttatccaaggaacttgaggtagtaatgatgttcataacatcattcgattcatacatataaagctatcttattcgaaggtttaaacttgtaatcactagaacatagtttagttaattctaaacttgttcgcaaatataagttaatccttctaacttgacttttaaaatcaactaaacacatgttctatatctatatgatatgctaacttaatgatttaaaacctggaaacacgaaaaacaccgtaaaactggatttacgccgtcgtagtaacaccgcgggctgttttgggttagttaattaaaaactatgataaactttgatttaaaagttgttattctgggaaaatgatttttattatgaacatgaaactatatccaaaaattatggttaaactcaaagtggaagtatgttttctaaaatggtcatctagacgtcgttctttcgactgaaatgactacctttacaaaaacgacttgtaacttatttttccgactataaacctatactttttctgtttagattcataaaatagagttcaatatgaaaccatagcaatttgattcactcaaaacggatttaaaatgaagaagttatgggtaaaacaagattggataatttttctcattttagctacgtgaaaattggtaacaaatctattccaaccataacttaatcaacttgtattgtatattatgtaatcttgagataccatagacacgtatacaatgtttcgacctatcatgtcgacacatctatatatatttcggaacaaccatagacactctatatgtgaatgttggagttagctatacagggttgaggttgattccaaaatatatatagtttgagttgtgatcaatactgagatacgtatacactgggtcgtggattgattcaagataatatttactgatttatttctgtacatctaactgtagacaactagttgtaggttactaacgaggacagctgacttaataaacttaaaacatcaaaatatattaaaagtgttgtaaatatattttgaacatactttgatatatatgtatatattgtcataggttcgtgaatcaaccagtggccaagtcttacttcccgacgaagtaaaaatctgtgaaagtgagttatagtcccacttttaaaatctaatatttttgggatgagaatacatgcaggttttataaatgatttacaaaatagacacaagtacgtgaaactacattctatggttgaattatcaaaatcgaatatgcctctttttattaagtctggtaatctaagaattagggaacagacaccctaattgacgcgaatcctaaagatagatctattgggcctaacaaatcccatccaaagtaccggatgctttagtacttcgaaatttatatcatatccgaagggtgtcccggaatgatggggatattcttatatatgcatcttgttaatgtcggttaccaggtgttcaccatatgaatgatttttatctctatgtatgggatgtgtattgaaatatgaaatcttgtggtctattgttacgatttgatatatataggttaaacctataactcaccaacatttttgttgacgtttaaagcatgtttattctcaggtgaatactaagagcttccgctgttgcatactaaaataaggacaagatttggagtccatgtttgtatgatattgtgtaaaaactgcattcaagaaactgatttcgatgtaacatatttgtattgtaaaccattatgtaatggtcgtgtgtaaacaggatattttagattatcattatttgataatctatgtaaagctttttaaacctttatttatgaaataaaggttatggtttgttttaaaaatgaatgcagtctttgaaaaacgtctcatatagaggtcaaaacctcgcaacgaaatcaattaatatggaacgtttttaatcaataagaacgggacatttcatgatcgACATCCAGGTATCTTGCATGCAATGGGTACTCAAACGTATAGTTGGGAACATAGATTCTGTTTGCGCCACATTCGTAGCAACTTGTTGAGCAAATATACTAAAGTAAAATCGCTCAAACACTTGTGTTGGACAGTCGGTTCAACAACGAATCAAATATTGTACAAGAATTCCCTCAAAGCCATCAAACAAGCTAGTATTGAGGCTTGACAATATTTGCATGATGATGATTTAGGCAAGTGGACTGTGTATAGGGACAGACTGAGGAGTCGTTGGGGTAACACAACGACAAATATTGTTGAGTCCCTCAACAATGTGTTTCGTCATGCCCGAATGATGCCGATCAAAGCGTGTATTGAATATACATTTGATTACACCAGACAACACTTCTACGATCAAAGTCGAGATGCAAGGCAATGTAATTCACCACTGTCCAAGAACATGTTTAACATCTTTAACGAACGGGCAAAAAGAGCTCAAAGATACAAAACAACATGTTATAACGAACAACAAGGTGTGTTCAAGGTTCAGTCAACTTATCAAAGAAGTGGTGAAGGTGGCACCGATTACACAGTGGAGTTTAAAGAGAAAAGGTGTTCATGTGGAATTTGGCAAGGAATTTGGCAACACCAAAGATTACCTTGCTCTCATACCTACATGGAGAGAGCAATATAGTCATCATTTTAATCCACTAAGAGACGCGAGCTACTGGGCACATATACAATGGAACATTATGGCCGATCCATCAAGATTGATTAAGCACAGGGGGAGGAAGCAATCAAAACGTATTAAGAACCAGATGGATGAACGTGAAAAGAAAAAACCAAAGTGTGGTATATGCAGGGCAACAGGTCACAACAGGAACACCTGTCCAACTACTAGAATGCCATAGGTTTTCAGTAGTAATTTGTTGTACTTTGTTTGTTGTAATCGCTAATTATGTTTATGAATAAAAAAAGTGTTGTTGAAATAATGAAATTGCACGTTACTTATCATATTCAAGTACTAATCTATTACAAGTAACTTTAATTTATAAAAGGTCTAGGTGCATAATAGTATTCACCATGACTATCATACATCGTATCGAACTCAAGTGCGCCTTCAAAAACTCCAAATAAAACATACAACTCTATCTTTTCTGAAAGTATACACTCTTTCCCTACTAATGTATACCATTCTTCATCATAGCACATTGCTTCGGGTTCAACAACTCCTGGTTTGTAGTAGTATATGTCCATTGAACGTGGGTTCTTTGCTAGCTTTTCTCGAAGAAACTCATTCAACTTCTCCATATTAAAGCCCCGAACATCTACGTTATCAAACGTCATTTTAGGCCCTTTAGAGAGTTCCGTTTTGccatcattccattcaaaatcACAACCATGATACACGTCAATTGATACGTATTTCGGATCCATTTTTGTTATGTGTTTGTGAAACAATCAAAATTCACTTTTATAATCGTAAATCTACAAATAATCCGAAGTTTTAAAGTTAGGTTTCAGACCTTTTAGAAAAAGCATGCAAAACCgatgtttgaaacttcggtttctcAGGTACTAGACTGTTACCTATTACCTTTTACTGTTACCTTTTACTGTTCGGCAGCTTTTACTGAAACCGAATTTTGAGATGCCGGTTTTCAATTTTAAACTACTCTATATAAACCGACATCTATTAGAAGAAACGAATGTATCATTCTCTTCTCCATACCTAAATTTTAAATTTGTAAACATGTCACCAACTCTTGTTCAGATTAATGTGTATTGGAATGGTCAGTTTTCACCACAATTCAAGTTTTACTATGGGTACAAATATAAGTACTTTCAAAATGTGGATGTTAGTCAATGAAAAATTTCAAAGGTGTTTGAGTGGCTGAAAGAAAACACTACGGTAGAACACTCGGGCGTGATGTTTTGAAATGAAGGTAAAGGAAAGTTCGAGCATCTTTGCGAGGAAGATGAATGGAATTTAATCAAAAACGAAGCAATTGTGAAAAACCAACCTCTTCCATTGCATCTAATTTAATTATGTGTTAAATTTCTATGTGTTGTATGTGTTGTTTATATTTAATTACGTattttttattttcaaaaaaatgtaaccgtgattttgatattaataaaagtgttgttcaaaAAATTTGTATTTGCATCTTACTACTGTTAATATTATATTGTTTGTAATGTTATTATTGATTTTAAGGTAATAGTAGTAAAAAAACCTATCAAATCTAAGTTATTTAAGTaaattaaaggtttaaaaatacagaaaaccctaaaccgaagtttggaacttcggattTGACCAAAACCGTAGTTCCAAACTTCGTTTTTGGTTTTCTACTGACACCTCAcctaaaaccgaagttccaaacttcggttttgtcAAATCCGAAGTCtggaacttcggttttaccattttcgtAACGAATTATGTAAAATTTCTATTTTTGGGAGTTTAATaaaattactatttaaaaaaaaaaaaaaaatccaaattcaACGGTGTCTGTAAATAACACTTCTGCTACTTTCATCAAAATTGATTGAATTCCATGGTAGAACAGATGATTGAATCAAGTTTTGACTACTTACTACCGGAGCTTATAATCGATATATTCATACGATTACCAGTCAAAACCCTAATCCGATGCACCTCCGTTTGCAAATCATGGTACACTCTCATCAGAAACCCTAATTTCGTCATTTCACATTTCAATTCGTTCATTAATCGTTATAAGCATCATGATAACGGATATATACTGTTTGGTAGCCCTAATTCCTGTCATCTAGTATTTGATACCACTTTTAAATTATTGTCTGTTATTCAGACTCCCTTCATTGTCAGTCCTAATCATAAATCATCTTTAAATTTCATCGGTTCGTGTAACGGATTGTTGTGTTTAGCACCTGGATTGGATTATAATTTAGGTAATGATGTGTATATATGGAACCCATTAGTTAATGCTAGTAAGAAGCTTCCACCATCGCAGTTTTCGGACGAGTTTACGGATGACAAATGGATCGTGTTGCGACTAGGGTTTGGTTTTCATGAATTGAGTAACGATTATAAGGTGATTCGTCTTGTTTACTTTACGGAAGGCCGTAGTTTTACGTCTGTAGATGTGTCCCCTTTAGTTGAGATTTATAGTTTGAAAACGAATGCGTGGAAGATTGTTTGTACTGAAGTTCCGCCGATTGTGACACAAAGTGTAGTGACGTCTCATAAAGGGGTTTTTTATTGGATGGGATTTAAAAGTATTCGAGATGATCCTTTGGAGAACTACATCATGTCATTTGATCTTGATGATGAGAAGTTTAGGGAGATTGAACAGCCTTCAGTTGATTTTCCGTTTTCTTTATTGGCGGTGAGGGGATCAGCTGAATCGTTGTTTGCTATATACTCGAAGTTCTTTGGTGGACAAAATGATATTCTGGTGTTGTGGAAGTTGGATTTGTATAGCCGGAGTTGGACAAAAGCGTATACGATTCAGTGTTATAGAGGTGTGTGGTGGACATTAGGGTTTACGAGAAGTGGGAAGTTTTTAtatgctaatttggagagggagcTTGTTTCATTTGATCTTGAAAGCCTTCAAACTGAAGTTCATCATCTTGAAGTTGCTGTTAGTCGGTCTGCGGTTGATGTTAATTATACGGAAAGCCTTTTGTTATTTGATCATTGATGTCGGCAAGTTGCTTCATGGTTGGTTTCCGTTTATCTTGTGCAGTCATGTTAGTTATTAGAGTTGATAGTCATTTAAGCTGCTTTTTCCATTATCTTGATGCTTATGTTGTATTAAAAATTGGATTCTCAAGGGTACGTGCACTCTTTCATCTTGGAAATAATACGTCAACTTCATTTCTTCTAAACTAATATCGTGAATATAAATgtgtataaatttataaattaaacaGAATGCATATGTTTACTTGGGTAATTGCTAAACGAAATTTGAAGGACTCCATTGTTTATGGTTTTTTCGTTCTTTCTTGGAGAGAAACGAAGTTTAGAGGTAGTGGCCATGGGCACACGGCAGCCTGCTACTACTTTGGTTTTGAATGTGAAACATGTGGCCATTTGATTTAGTCTAGGAAAGCACATCACCATTCAGATAGAAATGGTGTTACATGAGATTCATCTGCATGTATGATCATGCTGAATATGATGGTGATTGGTGCAAACATAAGAACACGATACCTTCAGCCACTCTTTTAAGTGACAAGCTCGATTTgcttcataaaaaatcttaactaaactccacccaaatattcaacgggtcatatcttcttgctcgcaacgagttaaatttttccgacaccatcgttaaactcgaaataattttaggaacacaatgtcactaactatacgcaaaatggaatctttttaaaaaacgctaaatatttgaggtacttttcatacacgttgattttgcgttaaatttttaaaagtcgacaattccatagcgaaacgcggagatgcacatagcacatatattgttaatttaaaataacatttaaatctttaacggattataccttttagttcgcctcgagttgcgcttcaacgacatcatcgttagccacgaaataattttacaaactaaacgcactaaaatacattgaaaaccgaacccccggcgcgaagcgagggttcgtaaactagttaTTAATCCTATAATACTAAAAGAGGTGGAGGTTTTCGTCGTTTAAGCATCTTTACGCTTTTCAAAACGACAACACAACAAATTTATAGAACTACCCCTCAAACAATGTTCATTTTGTCAACTTCTCAGACGTAAATagtgtaaaattattattttattgaaAACACTTGAATAAACTTCATCAAATTTTTTAACGGCtcatatcttcccgctcgccacacAATTAATTTTTCAatcaccaccgttcaactcgaaataattttacgaacacaatgcaactaactatacgcgaaacggatgtTTTTTTAAAAATCGCCAAATATTTCGGGCTatcttttatacatatatatatacacgtgtaATAAACAACTCAAAACAGTGTTTAAAACGTGCATGCCATTAGGTATACTGAGTACTAAACACGTGTATCCACACACACCCGCCACAACGCATTTTTAATTCTATAAATAcaaaacgctacgttaaatatgaataatcAACCCGGAAggtcccgccgcatcgcgcgggccgatccGGATCTAGTTTCATCTACAAAAACAAAACTTCAACAAAATGAAGTTAGTTTTTCAACATGTATGGAATTAGCTAGTTTGCCTTTGAAATGCCTTTTTTGCTATCTATTGCCAATGTACGATTTACAGGAAGATAGACCAAGCAATTTATAGACACCAATAAAAATATACCATTCTTTAGGTTTTAAAGGAAACTGAACTTGTAGGCGTGTACTCAAACAAGTCCGGTGATCAGTTATTTAACATCATCGAATCGAATAATCATACAAACAGATCTAGTTTCCAAGCATCAAAACTCTTAGAAAATACAAATCCATCCCTCATAGTGGGAAATAAGTTGAATAATACCTCTATGTAGAAAATAAAGAATACAAAATACACCACCCCGCACGGACCAAATTACCAGAGATTAATATCAAATATATCTATCTACAATAAATGTGTTCAAAAAAGAACATGCCATAACATAGTTTGAACACGTGCACGAGAAGCTCCGTATCTAGATCAGGGACAAGGCCATACACCCATCCCAACAAGAATGCTTGATTCAGGtccaatattttttttaataactaTAATCTAAAACCTATAGCCAGAACCAGAACCAGGTGGTGCTGGTGGCAATCGGTTAGGTGTGCTGCGGCGACCGGCGGAGCTTGATCTGGCGCGTGGGCCATCGTCACCGTTCTCAGAAGGCGAAATGCTCCTGCGACTGTGGCCATTGGATCCAAATCTAGAGTCGAGGGATGAGGGGCCATTGGCAGCAGAATCAAAAGCAGATCTCCAGTCACCTCCTGAGGCTCCACCATTTCTTGGACTTTCTGTTAATGACACCATAATAAAAATGGTCAGATCATGAATATCTAGATGATGACATGGATTTCAAATACTAAAAGTGGCAATTTTAGCTCATTTGTTTACGATTTTATCATTGGCCAATTCTGGATTATTATTTTTTGGCAAGCAAGCTATTAAAAGCTTGAGATGGGTTTAAGGATTACCTCACAATGCATATAATTTCCTATATCATTTTatccaataaatataaatatgttactccctccgtcccatttaTAACTGTCCcgtttgacttttcaaagtctttctttttaaattttgactttcaatatttttatttgtgttgtaCACTTGTATATAAATGGATTCGGTTTTAAATATGTCTTCGCTGGTATAAATTtcgtcaaatattatataacacaaacaaaaatatagAAAATTATAAGTTGCACAAGAAAGACTTAAAAAGTCAAAGCAGGACAATATTTTGGGATGGAGGGGAGTATcagaaataaatatttgtaactttAACCATAAGTCCAAATAATTTGAACAAATTGTGTTGTGGGCCACCCCGGCCAACAAAACTACCAATTTGACTTGTTAAGTTGACACACCAATTTTGTCACTTCTAGCTTTTATGAAGAGAGACAATGGAAGTTTTAACGAATTATTACCTGCAGGACTATCATTTGAGCTGCCTGTCGCTGCAGCTGCTCTATTATCATGTATACTGAGTTGCCTGGTGAGTTTGGAAAGCAGGGAAGATTGTTTCTGTACTTTCTCTCTTTTACGTTTAACATTACCATCCT
The window above is part of the Rutidosis leptorrhynchoides isolate AG116_Rl617_1_P2 chromosome 1, CSIRO_AGI_Rlap_v1, whole genome shotgun sequence genome. Proteins encoded here:
- the LOC139885715 gene encoding F-box protein CPR1-like, which translates into the protein MVEQMIESSFDYLLPELIIDIFIRLPVKTLIRCTSVCKSWYTLIRNPNFVISHFNSFINRYKHHDNGYILFGSPNSCHLVFDTTFKLLSVIQTPFIVSPNHKSSLNFIGSCNGLLCLAPGLDYNLGNDVYIWNPLVNASKKLPPSQFSDEFTDDKWIVLRLGFGFHELSNDYKVIRLVYFTEGRSFTSVDVSPLVEIYSLKTNAWKIVCTEVPPIVTQSVVTSHKGVFYWMGFKSIRDDPLENYIMSFDLDDEKFREIEQPSVDFPFSLLAVRGSAESLFAIYSKFFGGQNDILVLWKLDLYSRSWTKAYTIQCYRGVWWTLGFTRSGKFLYANLERELVSFDLESLQTEVHHLEVAVSRSAVDVNYTESLLLFDH